The Syntrophobotulus glycolicus DSM 8271 DNA window TCCGACCAGCCGGCCATGATCAACAACCGGAAAGCCTGTATGCCCATAACGCAGAAGCAGCTTTCCTACCTCTTCCATTACCGTGTCCGAAGAAACGGTCTTCACCGGAAAACTCATGATGTCCTGAACTAAATGAGGTTCACGAACAAATTCCGCAATTTGCTCTTTTAAGCTGAATAGGGCCTGTTCAATTCCTGTATCTTTAAGGACGGCGGAAGCAGCCTTGTCATGCCCCGCTCCGCCAAAACCCGACAATATTTTGTTGACCGGCAAGGCATCTCCCCGCGAACGGCCGACAAGATAAACTCTTTGTCCCATTTTCACGATTAAAAACCAGGTGTCCGGACGTTCAAGCTCTCCTATCCTATTCGCTAATACGGCAAGCCCTTCAAAGTATTCCCTGCATTCAGCATAAGAAATGAAGACCGGCATTCCCTGAATGGTTTCCGTCTGCCCGTTATCCAAAAGCACCTGTAAAAGTTTTGTTTGCTGCGGACTGAGCGGTCTTCTTAAATATTCGGAAATCACGCTTAATTGGGCGCCTTGCTCCAAAAGATAAGCTGCTGCCGTTAAATCTCTGGAGGTTGTATTTTCAAATAACAAGCTGCCTGTATCATCGTATATCCCCAAAGCCAGCAGAGTCGCCTCAAAGCCGGACAATCTTTTGCCAGCCTTGCTTATCTTTTCCACCAGCAAAGTGGTACAGGCGCCCACAGGCTCAATGCAAAGACCTGCATGCCGCTTGCCCGGATAGGGATGATGATCATAAATGATCAAATCACATTTCTCAAATAAGAGCAGCAAGTTTTTGCTTGATACTGCCCTTGCCAATTCAGAGGTATCCACCAAAATAATTTTGGTTACCTGGTGAGGGTCAATATCCTTCAATTTTTGATAAGAAAGCTGATCCTTCGCTAAGGCCAGGAAGTCCTGGACATATGAATTTGCTTTGCCGTCAATGATCATTTCTGCCTTGGGGTATATTTTTTGGGCTGCAACCATTGAGGCTAAGGCATCAAAATCAGGATATTGATGGGAGAGAATAATTTCCATTTGTATTTCTCCGCTAACAAAAGATTATACAAATTATAGCATTATGTCATGCTTTATACCATCTTCTCATTTAAGCCGCGCATGGCATTTTCAATATCGTCCGTAGTCAAGCCGTCTTTTTGCAGGCGATAGTCTATGGCCTCAATCCAAAAGGCGCATTTTGCCGAGATCTTTTTAAATTGCTTCATATTGCCCTTATCCGTTTTTGCCCTGGCATCAGCATTGCCCTGAATGATTAAACAGGTGTATCTGGCATCAAAACAGTTCTTTTGATCCATATCCTGAAAGGTTCCATTCAACTCTTTGATCACCTGCTCATAATAGCTTTTAAATTCTCCGAAAGGAATCTCTGTTTCCATTTGTAAATATTCTTTTAGTTTTGCCATAATTTCTTTCATTGAGTCCACTCTCCCGTTTCTCTGTTTTGTAGCATTATCTAAAAAAAAAAATATACTGGAACAAAAAGGAAGGAGATTATGATGAATGCCTTGTTTCGCAAACACTGTCCTTCAACTGTAGTTCCAGTTCATTATTATAGCACTATTCAGCCATATAATTACAGCACTATTTCTTCAACCTCTTATGATTTACCCCCGCAACACTTTCCTGCTCCGGTAAATCAATTTTCCGTCCCCCAACGTCAATTTGCTTTTCCACCCGGTCAGTTTGCGGCCCCCCCAGGTATCCCGGTCAGTTATACAAAGGCAAATCGCGGACTCAATATTATTATGGTATCCTCATTAATCCTGCTATCTTTGGACCTGATCTTTGTCCGTCCGTTAAAGCAGAAAAATTAATCAAAGACTTTTTTATTCTTTACGGGCTTCCGGCTGCCGGATTCTGTCTTTAGGTTTGAGAATGCTGGGCCTTTTGTTGGCGATAGGGACCGGTGAGCGGACCAGAATCGTCCCCAAGGCTTTGATATCTAAAGGAATCAGCGGCCATAAATACGGAATGCCAAATGACTTTGTCCGCCACAGCAAGAAAAACACCAATATTGTCCCAATCCCCAGTCCCCAAAAATTAAACAGTCCGACCATGATGATCAGGAACAGTCTGACCAGTCTATTGGCCATAGAAAGCTCATAGCTGGGAGTAGCAAATGTTCCGACCGCGGCAAACGCCAGGTACATAATCACCTCGGGATTAAACAGACCTACCTTGATGGCCACATCCCCCATCATAAAAACAGCGACAAGACCTAAAGCCGTAGCCAAGGGAGTCGGAGTATGGATGGCGGCCATTCTTAACATATCTATCCCGATATCTCCGATTATGACCTGAGGGAACAGGCCGATCTTGGCGATTTTTTCCACCCCGATAAACCGCAGCCATTCCGGTAAAGCTTGGGTATTCAGAGCCCCGGCCAACCATGCGGGCAGGAGAAATACAGAAAGAAATATCGCTAAAAATCTTATCCAACGTAAAAAAGCCCCAACTACCGGTTCTTGCCGGTATTCTTCCGCATGCTGGACATGATGCCACAGGGTCACAGGAGCGACAATCACACTGGGTGAAGTATCGACGATCACGATCACATTGCCTTCTAAAAGGTGCATAGCGGCAACATCCGGCCGCTCCGTATATCTGACCCGCGGAAAAGGGTTCCAGAATTTGCTTCCCAGAATAAATTCTTCCACAGTTTTTTCTGCCATGGGAATCCCGTCAATTTTGATATTCTGAATCTCCCTCTCAATTTCGGTTACCATATCGGCATTGGTGATATCTTCGATGTAAGCAATACAGACATCGGTTTTAGACCTGCTTCCCGCCTGAACAAGCTTCATTCTTAATTTGGGATCGCGCAGACGCCTGCGCAAAAGGATGGTATTGAAAAGCAAAGTTTCGGTGAAGCCATCCCGCGAACCCCTGGTTACTCGTTCAATATCAGGCTCTTCAGGCATTCTGCCCGGGAATGTCCTTAAATCAACAACAATAGCCTGGGTTTTTCCTTCAATCAAAATTGCCATTGCCCCGGATAAAAGAAAATAAACGATTTCATCCATGGTTTGGACTTCTGTAACCTGTAAATCATTGATTTTATTCTTAACCAGTTTTTCGAGGGCATTAACCGAAAGCTCCGCTCTTTCCAGCTCGACGAAGGTATTCATAATCAGGTTGATTGCCGGTCTGGAAATCATTCCGTTAATCGAATAAATCGCAATTTTTTTGCCGCCGATCACCATTTCCCTTAAGACAATGTCAAAACTGTCCGGATAACCGAGGAGATGATTTAATAAATCAATATTTTCCTGATAGTTTTTGGATATTTCGGCATTTGTTTCCGCTGAAGTTGTCAAAACCATCATCCTTTCGGATTAAATATTAGTGCGGTCAGATAACCAAATAAAACCGCTCCGGCTATACCTACCGCTGCTGCCTGGACTCCGCCGGAGATAGCTCCCAGAAAACCGTTTTCGTTCACTCCCTGCATCGCTCCATTAGCCAGCAAGTAACCAAACCCGGACAAAGGTATGGTTGCACCGGCCCCCCCCATCTTGACAAGGGGCTCATACCAGCCGAGAGCACCCAGAAGCACCCCCCCTGTCACAAAGATGACTAAAATATGGGCGGGTGTAATTTGAGGTTTTGTTAAATCCATCAGTAATTGACCGATCACGCAGATCAGTCCCCCCACAATGAAAGCCGGAATAATCATCGTAAACATTTTGCCGCCTCCTTTAAACCTCTATTGTAATGGCATGACCGATCCCCGGAATGGATTCACCCTGGAAGGAAGAAACCGGACTATGCAGGCTTCCGCTTCCGACCAAGAGAATTTTCCGCAAACTGCCGTTGTTCAGCCTTTTCAGCAGATCTCCCGCCAAGACCACGGCTGAACAGCCGCAACCGCTTCCTCCGGCATGGGTATCCTGTTCCAGGCTGTAAATCATCTTGCCGCAATCTCCAAAATTATTCCCAATCTTAATTCCGCTTTTGTCCAGCAGTTGCAATAAAAGCTCAAACCCTACCGAACCCAAATCCCCCGATAGAATTAAATCATAATAATCAGGCTGGCGGTTTAAATCATTAAAGTGGCTGATCAAGGTATCGGCGACGGCAGGAGCCATTGCCGCTCCCATATTATTGCTGTCTGTTTCCCCAAGATCAACAACCTTTCCAAGGGTTGCCGAGGTTACTTTCGGCCCGTTACCGGCATCAGAAAGCAAAACGGCGCCTGCACCTGTGACTGTCCATTGTCCCCACAGTGGTCGTTGAATCCCTTGCTCGGTCGGAAAACGGTACTGCCTTTCTGCCGTATCATGATGGCTTGAGGCTCCACACACAACTTTATTGGCAAAGCCGCCATCAATCAGCATTCCACCCAGAGCGGTTGTCAAAGCCATAGTCGAACAAGCGCCGTATACTCCGATAAAAGGCAGCGCAAGCTGCCTGGCCGTAAAGTTGGCGGAGATCATCTGATTGAGTAAATCTCCTGCCAGCATATAATGAATATCCTGATTTGTGAATTGCGCTTTTACGATTGTTTGACGAATCGCGGTTTCAATCATTTTTTGTTCGGTCTTTTCCCAGCTCTTTTCACCAGCATAAGTATCCTGAAGGATCTGATCAAAGCTTTGGGCCAAAGGTCCTTGGCCTTCTTTCGGTCCGACAATCGAGTATGCTGAAATGATGAACGGCGGATTCTGAAAAACAACTGTCTGGTTGCCGACTCTCTTTGTATTCATTGGTTTTCACCCCTTTTTATCTCATCTTAAAAGAAAATAGATGATGCCGATCACGATGGAAGCAGTAATCCCAAAGACCAGAATAGGTCCGGCAATGGTAAATAATTTGGCCCCCACCCCCATAACATACCCTTCTCTTTTATACTCCAAAGCCGGTGAGACCATGGAGTTGGCAAAGCCGGTCACAGGAACAATCGAACCTGCGCCTCCATATTTTCCGATATTGTCATAGACACCCAGTCCTGTCAGTAGAGCCCCCAGAAAAATCATTGTCGCCGTCCCGGCATTCTGGGCCGTTTTCAGGGGAAGATTAAGGTAGATCGTATAAAAATTAATAATGATTTGGGCGATCAGGCAGATGATTCCGCCGATTAAAAAAGCAAACAGGCTGTTTTTCAGGACTGTTGGCGCCGGTGTAGCCTTTGCCGTCATTTCTTTGTACTCTTCCGGTGTAATTTTGATCGACAACGTGTTTGAACTATTTGCCATGGTCAAACCTCCTTTAAATTTAAAATAAGACCTAAGATCATTAGGTTCATTAATCGTGATTATTCTGCTAAATATGGATTTCACTCCACATATTATTTCTTATTTTCTGTTAATTATTTAAATTATTCGCATTTTTCTTCAATAATTTTGCTCTAGGGATACAAAGGAAATTACTGTCAGGCGTCGAAGAGTATGGATATGTCTTTGCCGGCAAAATAGGAGGAGCGTGAACGAATAAATGGAAAAGAAAGTTGAACGTCAAACCATGTATTTATTCCTTGATGGCGAATTAGATCTCAATAATGCCCAAAGCCTGCGCAATGTGATCGATCGTGATATTGATAAAAAGGGGATAAAAACAGTCATTATAAATATGGAAAATGTCAAGTTTATCGATAGTTCAGGGTTGGGGATGATTTTAGGAAGGTACAAAAAGCTTCTGACCTTGGGAGGCAAATTAAAAATTGTCAATGCTCCGCCCCACGTCTATAAAATTATGGAAATGGCCGGGCTTCCAAAAATTATTCAGTTTGAAAAAGATGAAACTGCTTAAAAAGTAGAGAGGGGAAAAAAAATGAACAATAGGATGACTTTTACTTTCCAAAGTATTTCAGAGAATGTGACCATTGCCCGAATGCTGGCTTCTGCTCTTGGGGCTCAGCTGAATTTTCCTCTTAACGAACTTGAAGAACTGAAGGTAGCCGTTTCGGAAGCTGTTTCCAATGCAATTATTCATGGTTATCAGAACGCTCCCGCTGAATTTGTCACAATGGAAATAGAAACCACTTCCGAAAAAGTAATGATCCTTGTCAGCGATTCGGGTTGTGGAATTGCCGATATTGACCAGGCAATGCAGGCTTCCTATTCGACAGATCCGGAAAGAATGGGACTTGGTTTTGTCTTTATGAAGTCATTTATGGATGAATTGAATGTTGAATCCGAAGTTGGCAAAGGGACAAAGGTTAAACTGGTCAAGTACCTGGCATCTCACCGTTCTTCCTCGCATTGAGGGGGGAAAGAAAATGATTCATCGATTAACGGAAATGAATCTACCCAGATTTCCTCTGCTTAAAGAGCAAGAAATGACTGAATTGCTGCACAAAGCTCAAGCCGGGGATCATGATGCCCGGGAACAGCTGATCAATTGCAATCTGAAATTAATTTTTAATTTAATTCAAAGATTTACGCACCGGGGCTATGAGCTTGAGGATTTGTTTCAGATTGGCACCATTGGCCTGATCAAAGCAATAGACAAATTTGATTTTTCTTATGGGGTTAAATTTTCAACTTATGCCGTACCGATGATTATCGGCGAAATCAGGCGCTTTCTGCGTGATGATCATCCCATTAAAGTTCCCCGCTCTTATAAAGAGCTTGTTTATAAAATTCATCGTTCACGGGAAAAATTATCCCTTGAACTCAACCGTGAACCGACCGTAAATGAAATTGCCCAGGATCTCAATGTCGGCAGTGAGGAAATCGTCACCGCTCTGGACGCTGTACAGAGTCCTACCTCGATCAATGACACGCTCTATCAGGATGATTCCGATCCGATCTATATCCTTGACCAGATTCCGGTGGAAAAAGATCTTGTACCGGCCTGGTTTGAAGAAGTCGCACTCAAAGATGTGCTGAATAAACTGCCGGAACGGGAAAAGCAGGTACTGGTCATGCGGTTCTATGAAGATAAAACCCAAAGCGAAATTGCCAAAAGATTAAACCTGTCCCAGGTTCAAATTTCCAGAATAGAACGGGCGGCCCTTTTGCATCTTAAGCAAATGATGACCGATGACTGAAAATCTTATCAACGATGATCTTGCTTCTTTGCTAGGAGGCTTTTCCGAAATCATAAGTGTTTTGGAGAGATTTCTTCATTAAACCGAATAAGGAAGATTTAGCGACATCATCTTTTGCGACCAAATCAACTTCTATTTGGAGCTCATCTCCGTTATAGATGCTCATTTGCCCCAGCTTCTGACCTTTAACAACAGGGGCATGAATAGTTTGATCATAACTGATCTCCATCCTGTAATCCTTGTCTTTCCCCTTTTCTATGCTGATCCCTACGGCTTTATCCACGATAAGATCAACTTTTTCGGCAGTTCCTTTTTGAACTGTCGTTTCTCCTTGTTTTGATCCGGCTTCAGCAAATTTTTTATAAGAATAATTGGCGAATCCATAATTATAGAGCTTCATTGATTCGGCAAAATGTCCTCGTACTTCCGGGACTGCCATGACCACACAAATAAGCTTTAACCCGTTACGTTCAACAGTTGAGGCCAAGCAATATTTTGCTTCCTGGGTCCAGCCTGTTTTTAAGCCGCTTGTCCCTTCATACCACCAAAGCAGTTTATTGGTGTTATATAATTTAAATTTTCCGCCTCTTAAATCATACTCTTTGATTGAAGTCAATTTGGAAATGAGCGGATATTTTAAAGATTCTTTGGCAATAATAGCCAGATCATAGGCACTGGTATAATGTCCTTCCGCCGGAAGGCCATTATCATTAATAAAGTTGGTATCGACCAAACCCAATTTCTTTGCTTTTTCATTCATTTGATGCACAAACTCTTCTAAAGAGCCGTTAATATGTTCCGCCACAGCAACACAGGCATCATTTGCCGATCCGACTGCAATAGAAATCAGCATCTCTTCCAGAGACAGCTTCTCGCCCACTTCCAGGTATATCTGTGATCCGCCCATAGAACAAGCCCTTTCACTGGCCGTTACAGTATCCTTCAAATTCACTTTTCCCGATTCCAGCGCTTCGGCTGCAATCAGCAGGGTCATCAGCTTCGTGACACTGGCCGGGGCTAAGCGCTTATGGGCATCTTTTTCATATAGAACTTTGCCCGAGGAAGCATCAATAAGAATCGCACTGCCCGCCGATGTTTCAATATTCGCTGCCATAAGAGGCTCTACATCATACATGAAAAAGCAGGAAACGGCAATCACCAAAGAAATCAGGACAGAAATCATTTTTTTGAGCGTATGCATACCCAAACCTCCTTTTGTTCCAGTTGATGTTTTAGTATACCCTTTTAAAATTTCTTTTATAGAATTCTAAAATGTT harbors:
- a CDS encoding STAS domain-containing protein yields the protein MEKKVERQTMYLFLDGELDLNNAQSLRNVIDRDIDKKGIKTVIINMENVKFIDSSGLGMILGRYKKLLTLGGKLKIVNAPPHVYKIMEMAGLPKIIQFEKDETA
- a CDS encoding D-alanyl-D-alanine carboxypeptidase family protein, with the protein product MHTLKKMISVLISLVIAVSCFFMYDVEPLMAANIETSAGSAILIDASSGKVLYEKDAHKRLAPASVTKLMTLLIAAEALESGKVNLKDTVTASERACSMGGSQIYLEVGEKLSLEEMLISIAVGSANDACVAVAEHINGSLEEFVHQMNEKAKKLGLVDTNFINDNGLPAEGHYTSAYDLAIIAKESLKYPLISKLTSIKEYDLRGGKFKLYNTNKLLWWYEGTSGLKTGWTQEAKYCLASTVERNGLKLICVVMAVPEVRGHFAESMKLYNYGFANYSYKKFAEAGSKQGETTVQKGTAEKVDLIVDKAVGISIEKGKDKDYRMEISYDQTIHAPVVKGQKLGQMSIYNGDELQIEVDLVAKDDVAKSSLFGLMKKSLQNTYDFGKAS
- a CDS encoding spore germination protein, producing MMVLTTSAETNAEISKNYQENIDLLNHLLGYPDSFDIVLREMVIGGKKIAIYSINGMISRPAINLIMNTFVELERAELSVNALEKLVKNKINDLQVTEVQTMDEIVYFLLSGAMAILIEGKTQAIVVDLRTFPGRMPEEPDIERVTRGSRDGFTETLLFNTILLRRRLRDPKLRMKLVQAGSRSKTDVCIAYIEDITNADMVTEIEREIQNIKIDGIPMAEKTVEEFILGSKFWNPFPRVRYTERPDVAAMHLLEGNVIVIVDTSPSVIVAPVTLWHHVQHAEEYRQEPVVGAFLRWIRFLAIFLSVFLLPAWLAGALNTQALPEWLRFIGVEKIAKIGLFPQVIIGDIGIDMLRMAAIHTPTPLATALGLVAVFMMGDVAIKVGLFNPEVIMYLAFAAVGTFATPSYELSMANRLVRLFLIIMVGLFNFWGLGIGTILVFFLLWRTKSFGIPYLWPLIPLDIKALGTILVRSPVPIANKRPSILKPKDRIRQPEARKE
- the spoVAD gene encoding stage V sporulation protein AD, with translation MNTKRVGNQTVVFQNPPFIISAYSIVGPKEGQGPLAQSFDQILQDTYAGEKSWEKTEQKMIETAIRQTIVKAQFTNQDIHYMLAGDLLNQMISANFTARQLALPFIGVYGACSTMALTTALGGMLIDGGFANKVVCGASSHHDTAERQYRFPTEQGIQRPLWGQWTVTGAGAVLLSDAGNGPKVTSATLGKVVDLGETDSNNMGAAMAPAVADTLISHFNDLNRQPDYYDLILSGDLGSVGFELLLQLLDKSGIKIGNNFGDCGKMIYSLEQDTHAGGSGCGCSAVVLAGDLLKRLNNGSLRKILLVGSGSLHSPVSSFQGESIPGIGHAITIEV
- the spoVAE gene encoding stage V sporulation protein AE, which encodes MFTMIIPAFIVGGLICVIGQLLMDLTKPQITPAHILVIFVTGGVLLGALGWYEPLVKMGGAGATIPLSGFGYLLANGAMQGVNENGFLGAISGGVQAAAVGIAGAVLFGYLTALIFNPKG
- the spoIIAB gene encoding anti-sigma F factor, yielding MNNRMTFTFQSISENVTIARMLASALGAQLNFPLNELEELKVAVSEAVSNAIIHGYQNAPAEFVTMEIETTSEKVMILVSDSGCGIADIDQAMQASYSTDPERMGLGFVFMKSFMDELNVESEVGKGTKVKLVKYLASHRSSSH
- the spoVAC gene encoding stage V sporulation protein AC; protein product: MANSSNTLSIKITPEEYKEMTAKATPAPTVLKNSLFAFLIGGIICLIAQIIINFYTIYLNLPLKTAQNAGTATMIFLGALLTGLGVYDNIGKYGGAGSIVPVTGFANSMVSPALEYKREGYVMGVGAKLFTIAGPILVFGITASIVIGIIYFLLR
- the sigF gene encoding RNA polymerase sporulation sigma factor SigF — translated: MIHRLTEMNLPRFPLLKEQEMTELLHKAQAGDHDAREQLINCNLKLIFNLIQRFTHRGYELEDLFQIGTIGLIKAIDKFDFSYGVKFSTYAVPMIIGEIRRFLRDDHPIKVPRSYKELVYKIHRSREKLSLELNREPTVNEIAQDLNVGSEEIVTALDAVQSPTSINDTLYQDDSDPIYILDQIPVEKDLVPAWFEEVALKDVLNKLPEREKQVLVMRFYEDKTQSEIAKRLNLSQVQISRIERAALLHLKQMMTDD